The following proteins are co-located in the Desulfoscipio sp. XC116 genome:
- a CDS encoding 4Fe-4S ferredoxin: MCEFCTKHGEGKKWYEIMENYSTALLAESSRQAYINGFIPYLHSAGLKIDKLGTFKRKHPLVYRFIRKMGTQKMKKDHFGQVVPIEDAEGIIDLVQSITRIPCLCRKIKTGASNHRYCMLLGIDPTGLISEWPELQYNLETLNSSEAKKLLREFDREGLVHSIWTFKTPFIGAICNCDHDCLAFRFQISSDLLDVMFKSEYIAEIVPAQCVGCRECQKLCQFGAIQYSAVNHKCYVNPLQCYGCGVCRVGCKKEAINLLDKNELPYCSDLW, from the coding sequence TTGTGTGAGTTCTGTACCAAACACGGTGAAGGTAAAAAATGGTACGAAATAATGGAGAACTATTCCACAGCGCTGTTGGCTGAAAGTAGTCGCCAAGCTTATATTAACGGGTTTATTCCATATCTACATAGCGCCGGCTTAAAAATAGATAAATTAGGCACTTTTAAAAGAAAACATCCCCTGGTTTATCGTTTCATCAGAAAAATGGGAACACAAAAAATGAAAAAAGATCATTTTGGCCAGGTAGTTCCCATTGAGGATGCCGAGGGAATAATTGATTTGGTGCAGTCAATTACAAGAATACCGTGTCTTTGCAGAAAGATTAAAACCGGGGCAAGCAACCACAGGTATTGCATGTTGCTGGGCATTGATCCCACCGGCCTGATAAGTGAATGGCCGGAGCTGCAGTATAATCTGGAGACACTTAATTCAAGCGAAGCCAAAAAACTGCTCAGGGAGTTTGACCGGGAGGGTCTGGTGCACTCAATCTGGACATTTAAAACACCTTTTATTGGAGCGATATGCAATTGTGACCACGACTGCCTTGCTTTTAGGTTTCAGATAAGTTCAGACTTACTAGATGTTATGTTCAAGTCGGAATACATAGCTGAAATTGTTCCGGCTCAATGTGTGGGGTGCCGGGAATGCCAGAAATTATGTCAGTTTGGAGCCATACAGTATTCTGCAGTGAACCACAAATGCTATGTAAACCCCCTGCAGTGTTACGGGTGCGGGGTATGCAGGGTCGGATGCAAGAAAGAAGCTATCAATCTATTGGATAAAAACGAACTTCCTTATTGTAGCGATTTATGGTAG
- a CDS encoding GGDEF domain-containing protein, which produces MNVFYIDMGTLLMVLVLGHILTGILIISYTVRHNKEKSVNIFLLSKLLQSVAWIMAGFKGAIPYIIWTSISNSMIFIGAALELIAFLILVDSYNKVTKRNYNILVFVCIFIFNILIIYDVPENIRIAFTSSITATLIAFPVYRIFVHKSPSILQKVIASFYSITMVSFLFRAYTALTSAHDMTLWSTDISNTGSFLLLYLVMLVGSMGFILLAKEKLDIELLRAASFDELTNILNRRTFMLRAKKLISLFSRKKEQISCLLIDIDNFKVINDVYGHYVGDVVLKEFAAAIKVQLRDYDLFGRYGGEEFAILLPGTDEKKSMEVAERLRKTIENGSVSINPKIKFTISIGVVTLTPNSETNVDMFYKLSDNALYMAKMQGRNRVVRFQNTGHRCSVKPAM; this is translated from the coding sequence GTGAATGTTTTTTATATAGATATGGGAACTCTCTTAATGGTTCTTGTGTTAGGACACATTCTAACAGGCATACTTATTATTTCATATACAGTTCGTCATAACAAGGAGAAGTCGGTTAATATATTTTTATTGTCTAAATTACTTCAATCAGTTGCATGGATCATGGCCGGATTCAAAGGTGCTATTCCTTATATCATTTGGACATCTATATCAAATTCTATGATATTTATTGGTGCAGCATTGGAGTTGATTGCCTTTTTGATTTTAGTTGATAGCTACAATAAGGTCACAAAAAGAAATTATAACATCCTGGTTTTTGTTTGTATTTTTATTTTTAACATCTTAATAATATATGACGTTCCAGAAAACATTAGGATTGCATTTACATCTTCAATTACAGCTACATTAATTGCATTTCCGGTATATAGGATTTTTGTACATAAAAGTCCATCAATTTTACAAAAAGTAATAGCTTCTTTTTATAGCATTACAATGGTTTCTTTTCTTTTTAGAGCCTATACAGCACTAACTTCGGCGCATGATATGACATTATGGTCAACGGATATCTCCAATACGGGCTCGTTTCTTTTGTTATATCTTGTAATGCTCGTAGGAAGTATGGGTTTTATTCTTCTGGCAAAAGAAAAGTTAGATATTGAATTGCTTAGAGCTGCATCATTCGATGAATTAACTAATATACTTAACCGCAGAACCTTTATGTTGCGCGCAAAAAAACTTATTTCTTTATTTTCAAGAAAAAAAGAACAGATTTCATGCTTGCTTATAGATATTGATAATTTCAAAGTGATAAATGACGTATACGGCCATTATGTAGGCGATGTTGTCTTGAAGGAGTTTGCTGCCGCCATCAAGGTTCAATTAAGAGATTATGATTTATTTGGCAGATACGGCGGCGAAGAGTTTGCCATATTGCTTCCGGGGACAGATGAAAAAAAATCCATGGAAGTCGCGGAAAGATTAAGAAAGACAATCGAAAATGGATCAGTTAGCATTAATCCTAAAATAAAATTTACCATAAGTATAGGAGTAGTCACTCTAACTCCGAATTCGGAAACTAACGTCGATATGTTTTATAAACTAAGCGACAATGCTCTTTATATGGCGAAAATGCAAGGAAGAAATCGTGTTGTGAGATTTCAAAATACAGGACATCGGTGTTCTGTTAAGCCAGCTATGTGA